The genomic stretch GTTTTATTGATCGTCAGTGACGAAACCATCCAAAATCTGTTGGTCTATGTGAATAGTAAATCGATGCACTATATCCTTCAGCCTGACCACCTCATCGTACGATACCTCGATTAACTCACCACTGGTACGTTTCCCGTTACGATGAACTATATCATGGCGTGTCTTTACCGCACGGTTCAGTTCTGCCATTTCTTTTTGTGGAAACTTCGTAAGAAGAACACTCTCGAACATTTGTTTTGCAATAACAAGATTATGAAATGCAATCCCATCCAGTTCTTCAGTGATGAGTTTGTCTAGTTTATCTAGCTGAATATAGATATTAGAAAGTTTGAAGTTTTGTGAGCTGAAAGGCTTGTAATGCTCAACAAAGCGTACTTTCACTGGTTCACGATTCAGAACTTCACGTTTCATAACATCACCCAGATAGGCTTCCATCGCAGTAATAATGCTGGCATAACACATACGTTGAAGTACTTGGTTTCCCGTGTCTGTGGCGGACAAGTTGGTTATCTGGGTAAGCGAGTTGCAGCAAGTCAGAAAATAGCTTGTCGCACCCTGCTGAATCTCTTCGATGTCTGTAAAGTCATCAGCCCGCTCGCCATAAACCAGTTCAGTAATATCCAGTTCGCAAATTTCCTCATCGTCACTGATTTCCAATATAGCTACCGCAAAAAAATCATTAAGTTGACAAGGGAAGTGCCATTTCGCAGCAATAGAAGTATCAGAAAAATATGGGAGAGATGAAAGCATTACGGAGAGAAGCGGATCTTCCTCAATAGGGTGATCCTGAATGTTGAAGTAGTCCTCAACACTATCTCCTTTGGTTAGTGAAATGGCGCGAGGGATACGTGACAGCCAGTCATCCAATGTGCTGGATGGTAGGACCTTACTGGCACGACTAAGTAAGTGATGGACTAATTCATTGCCCTCACGACGTTCATGAAGTAGAAGGAGTGCAACCTGGATACTCTCGATGAGCAAGGCTAGTGATTCATTAAAATGGCGTTCAAGCGAATCCCGGTCAAATCCGTGCAATGCCAGCCGTCGGCGAAGCTGAGCCGCAGTAGTGCGGTAACCAATAAAATCGCCTTCGGTGTAATGTTCATAATCAAGTGGAGTGTGGGGGATATGGATGTGCCGCACACGGTCTGTAGCTCTGAAATACCATGGGTCATAACTGTTTTGCCATGAATCAACAGTTACGCCACAGATCCTCATGAAGGCCCAGTCGGACATAGTTAGCACTCCCTATCCTATAATTTATTGACATACAAAGGCTATAATTCTTTCAGTGTATCAATAGTGGTGTGTATATGCTTGCTAGCCAGTCACATGCTTTTTAACGTTTATTTTCATGATATAAGAAAGAGTTAATCGCTGTTTATCTTTCGCGCCTGCTGCACCCTGAAGGGTATTTCTTAACCCAAAGGAGCGTGGTGATGAACAGCAAAGTGGCTGCCTTTCTTCTTTTACTCTCGCCTGTGCCGTTATTGGCCAACCCTGTCGTCTATACCGACACACAACACCCCCCCGTTAATCTTTCTCCTGGGACGCGAATCGTCTGGCTGGATGGCCCGGAACACCTACAGAACTCGCTGTTTGGTGACCTGTCGGCATCAATGGAGCAGGCGGCTTCACAGGTACGAACGATGATGCAATCGCCAGACTGGCAGCGGCATGAGCAGGCGCTGCAGGTTGCATACCGTGGTGTTATGCATGCCTGGGAACTCGGCGTCAGTAAATATCCTGCTATTGTTTTTGATGATCGTGATGTGGTTTACGGCACGCTGGATGTCGCCAAAGCGACGGCCTTAAGAGCCAAAGCGACTGAAACTGGGGGCCGCCCATGAAGTGGCGGGTTCGGTTACGACCGATTGCAGCGGGAATGATGCTAATGGCCGCCAGTGAGCCGGCAGCGATCGCAGCGATCAATACGGCACAGATTGTGGCGAGCGCGATATCACCCACTTGCATCAGCTGGCGTATCAGTGGAATTTGTTACTGGCTGTTTTGCACACCATTCGGTTGCCAGGTACGGACCTCTGTCAAAGTAACGCATTTCATTCCAGATGCCGTGGTATCCACCTATATAGCGCCGGGCGGAAATCCTTGGGCGGAGATGTCTCTGGTCAGTCAAGGGGCCGGTGGGTTGGAAAATACGGTGACGAATGCGTTTGCCGGTTTGTCAGCGGGAGGGGGTAACGCCGCTGACATTAAGGACCCTGGACGCCGTAAATCCAATATCAAATTCAAGTATGCCGATGCGATCGGTCATCCATCTGCAGCCATCATCGGTGGCCAGATCCCGGGGTATTCCTGTAACAGTGCCGCCACCCCACTGATGCCGTATTTTCTGAGCACGCTGGATTCTATCGCCTGGCGAACAGGTATCCCTGAATTTCTCTATCCAGAAGCCCTCGTGCCGGGACAGCGCGAGCTGGGGAGTACGACCTCAGGAAATATGTGGGGCAGTATCTATCCCCGGTCTGGATTCGTTCAGCATACCGATGATGACAAGGCATCTGCGATTGTTGCCCAACGTGTGGCCGACATTATCACCCGAACGGGGCAGCCTCATGTCTACCAGGCTTTATCCGGTTCCCGTACAGACGGCTACTGGCCACCTGAACCCGTTACCGAAAACACGAACAACCATAAGTGGCAGCGTCTCTCACCTCAGATGAGTACCTCCTGCGCCATCTTTCCAGATGGTGATCATGTCAGTGCGGAAAATGGCAATGAAGCCTACGCACTTTGGCAACCGTACAGCTGCTGCCAGCGTCGTGGCCAGCGGCTTTTATATACCACGAATTTTTAATGGGGTTGTCCATGAAAGTGAAATCATGTGCCCTGGTCATCAGCCTGCTGATGACGCCAGGAGCATTCGCCGATCTGTTTAATGTCAATCTGCCTCAGGCGAATAACAGCGCCCTGGGTTATGGCGCCGATATGAGCGGCGGTGTGTCAGACAAGCTGTTTTACACGTTGGGTGGCGGCTCAGTTATCTCGCAGCCGGCAACGCGCAGCAGTATGCAGAAACTGGGGGTGGATCTGGGGTGGAGTTCGGACCTGCAGTGCGGGAACTTTGACCTCAGGACCACGGTCGGTAACCAGTTGAATGGTGTTACATCGGGTTTCAAGAACTTAATGGGAGAGGTTATCCAGGGCGCAACGGGAGCCGTGGGCAGTTTACCTGGCGCGGTCATCCAGCGCGCTAACCCGGGGCTGTATGACATGCTGACCAACGGGGTATTGCAGGCGAATATGGCGTTCGATAAAGCGATGTTCAATTGCCAGAACATGACCAAGCGCATGATGGATTTCTCGGACTCAAGCAAATGGACGCAATCAGCCTTAGCGGATGAGTACAAGCAGATGGTGAACAGCGGAAAAGCGGACGGTATCCAGGTCGATAACGATTCGCAAAAGCTTACTGGGAATAATGGTCAGAACTGGATCGGTGGCCAGCGTCGTGGCGGTAAAGGGCAGCCGGCTATCAGGCCAACCCATGACCTGGCCGCAGCTGGCTATAACATGATGACCAGCCAGCCTGTGCTGAGTACCGCCTCGGTCAGTGCCAGTAATTGTAACGGGTCTGTATGCCAGAAGTTCAGTAACCCGGAAGAAGCCGCGAAAGCTGTCGTTCAGGTATTGGGTGATCGGTCGATGCGAACGTGCAAGAACGCCGCCGAATGTACCAGCGGCGATGATGCCCAGCAGCCTGGGACTACACAGGCAGGAACCGGCTTTGCACCAATGCTGGAAGAAGCGACAAAAGCCAATACCGAGCAACTGGTGAAACTGGTGAACGGTAGTGAAAAACCGACGGCGGCCAACCTGGCCAAATTGAAAACGGGGAGCCTGAGTATCACCAGTGGTGTGATTTACGCACTACAGCGTGACCCGGATAACGCCGCCCTGACCGGGCGCCTGGCTAGTGAACTCGCAATGGCAGATACCGTCGAGACGGCATTGCTGATGCGT from Dickeya fangzhongdai encodes the following:
- a CDS encoding HEPN/Toprim-associated domain-containing protein, producing the protein MSDWAFMRICGVTVDSWQNSYDPWYFRATDRVRHIHIPHTPLDYEHYTEGDFIGYRTTAAQLRRRLALHGFDRDSLERHFNESLALLIESIQVALLLLHERREGNELVHHLLSRASKVLPSSTLDDWLSRIPRAISLTKGDSVEDYFNIQDHPIEEDPLLSVMLSSLPYFSDTSIAAKWHFPCQLNDFFAVAILEISDDEEICELDITELVYGERADDFTDIEEIQQGATSYFLTCCNSLTQITNLSATDTGNQVLQRMCYASIITAMEAYLGDVMKREVLNREPVKVRFVEHYKPFSSQNFKLSNIYIQLDKLDKLITEELDGIAFHNLVIAKQMFESVLLTKFPQKEMAELNRAVKTRHDIVHRNGKRTSGELIEVSYDEVVRLKDIVHRFTIHIDQQILDGFVTDDQ
- a CDS encoding integrating conjugative element protein, whose translation is MTPGAFADLFNVNLPQANNSALGYGADMSGGVSDKLFYTLGGGSVISQPATRSSMQKLGVDLGWSSDLQCGNFDLRTTVGNQLNGVTSGFKNLMGEVIQGATGAVGSLPGAVIQRANPGLYDMLTNGVLQANMAFDKAMFNCQNMTKRMMDFSDSSKWTQSALADEYKQMVNSGKADGIQVDNDSQKLTGNNGQNWIGGQRRGGKGQPAIRPTHDLAAAGYNMMTSQPVLSTASVSASNCNGSVCQKFSNPEEAAKAVVQVLGDRSMRTCKNAAECTSGDDAQQPGTTQAGTGFAPMLEEATKANTEQLVKLVNGSEKPTAANLAKLKTGSLSITSGVIYALQRDPDNAALTGRLASELAMADTVETALLMRRMLVTGMSEPNAASQEAAVDEGTKRVEALDREIAALKNEMELKRELARNSVLTIIERENNRVEVNPQKQVQDNTDTRFNQMSLPDTQK
- a CDS encoding TIGR03757 family integrating conjugative element protein, translated to MNSKVAAFLLLLSPVPLLANPVVYTDTQHPPVNLSPGTRIVWLDGPEHLQNSLFGDLSASMEQAASQVRTMMQSPDWQRHEQALQVAYRGVMHAWELGVSKYPAIVFDDRDVVYGTLDVAKATALRAKATETGGRP
- a CDS encoding TIGR03756 family integrating conjugative element protein gives rise to the protein MMLMAASEPAAIAAINTAQIVASAISPTCISWRISGICYWLFCTPFGCQVRTSVKVTHFIPDAVVSTYIAPGGNPWAEMSLVSQGAGGLENTVTNAFAGLSAGGGNAADIKDPGRRKSNIKFKYADAIGHPSAAIIGGQIPGYSCNSAATPLMPYFLSTLDSIAWRTGIPEFLYPEALVPGQRELGSTTSGNMWGSIYPRSGFVQHTDDDKASAIVAQRVADIITRTGQPHVYQALSGSRTDGYWPPEPVTENTNNHKWQRLSPQMSTSCAIFPDGDHVSAENGNEAYALWQPYSCCQRRGQRLLYTTNF